From one Coffea eugenioides isolate CCC68of chromosome 11, Ceug_1.0, whole genome shotgun sequence genomic stretch:
- the LOC113751935 gene encoding 40S ribosomal protein S4-like, with protein sequence MACGGWPANQTRSFRDEEAKFKLCKVRSVQFGQKGIPYLNTYDGHTIRYPDPLIKANDTMKLDLENNKITEFIKFDVGNVVMVTGGKNRGRVGVIKNREKHKGSFETIHVQDATGHEFATRLGNVFIIGKGAKPWVSLPKGKCIKLSVIEEQRKRIAAQAATTA encoded by the exons ATGGCTTGTGGTGGAT GGCCAGCTAATCAAACCAGAAGTTTCAGGGATGAGGAGGCAAAGTTTAAGCTGTGTAAGGTTCGATCAGTACAGTTTGGACAGAAGGGCATTCCATACTTAAATACCTATGATGGTCATACCATTCGTTACCCAGACCCACTCATCAAGGCCAATGACACCATGAAACTTGACCTGGAGAACAACAAAATTACTGAATTCATCAAGTTTGATGTTGGGAATGTTGTCATGGTGACTGGGGGAAAGAACAGAGGTCGGGTTGGAGTAATCAAGAATAGAGAGAAACATAAGGGAAGCTTTGAGACCATCCATGTCCAAGATGCCACAGGTCACGAGTTTGCTACTCGTCTGGGTAATGTCTTCATCATTGGAAAAGGTGCAAAGCCCTGGGTGTCTCTTCCAAAGGGCAAATGTATCAAGTTGTCGGTTATAgaggaacaaaggaaaaggaTTGCTGCCCAGGCGGCTACTACTGCCTAA